A single window of Rana temporaria chromosome 1, aRanTem1.1, whole genome shotgun sequence DNA harbors:
- the LOC120933204 gene encoding palmitoyltransferase ZDHHC5-A-like isoform X1 → MPHGSTNWLERETSPSVTRLAGQGARPQLPVPHTPSPFIITGSRRGDPQVPRASQTLPPCCDRLSPVHHRQEENRSTTSSQQCHHHHHHHHHHQHHRRRYHRIIINQVGKLINIIFHIILNNYVMKGLMSLSDNHQTIPLPFN, encoded by the exons ATGCCACATGGGAGCACAAACTGGTTA gagaGGGAGACCAGCCCATCCGTTACCCGGCTCGCAGGACAGGGAGCTAGGCCGCAGCTGCCAGTGCCACACACTCCGAGTCCCTTCATCATCACAGGCAGCAGGAGAGGAGACCCGCAGGTGCCACGTGCCAGCCAGACTCTGCCACCTTGTTGTGACAG GCTCAGTCCAGTCCACCACAGGCAGGAGGAGAATCGCTCCACCACCAGCAGCCAgcagtgccaccaccaccaccaccaccaccaccaccaccagcaccaccgTCGTCGTTATCATCGTATCATCATTAATCAGGTAGGAAAACTAataaacatcatctttcacattatattaaATAACTATGTCATGAAAGGTTTAATGAGTTTAAGTGACAATCACCAGACCATACCATTGCCATTTAATTAA
- the LOC120939895 gene encoding E3 SUMO-protein ligase ZBED1-like: MAEVEQKEREIKNAPSFLKANIWEHFGFYEKSGKHELDKSYAVCKICHTKIKYLGNTTNLRNHVSRFHPEMLKPTTTTTKEMNPDQPRIDAMLQSTLPPNSEKVKRITKAVAAFIAKDLRPYSVVENSGFRYLLKTIEPRYKIPSRSHFTENVIPALYHETKAKIIASMSQASRVAITCDSWTSVTTESYVTITAHYVSKDWQILSHVLQTRAIYESHTGAHLAELLSHVVEEWQLSDKSVVLVTDNASNMIVAAQVGKFPHVKCFAHTLNLASQRALKVATLSRLLGRVRRISTFFHRSTRASHCLKEKQKCLGLKNHKLITDVATRWNSAYDMVERFLEQQPAVCATLLSPEVRRGESDLCTLNETDVSNAEDAVSALKPMKDATMLMSEERNPTVSLIAPINAQLLQSMTDTMGDTPMIHEIKNSIRTDLQKRYSSEAEKKILHTASALDPRFKGLPFILTDEERLEIFKGVTEEAASLEITSDESERTQEDHQVPRRKRTLEEEDSSPIEDNHSPSPPSPPKKARSLLVSLLGQSFTDTEGTIEPKKTPYAKAEEEMENYCKAPPLPLTEDPLNWWREHEVIFPLLSRLSKQYLCIPGTSVSAERVFSTAGDVVTAKRSALKPSFSSTGVTGVEWRGDGEWFSIMRLGLTFNQKNSVFNSRQLTPAKPPEEGKSLKE, from the exons ATGGCAGAAGTAGAACAAAAGGAACGAGAGATAAAAAATGCACCTAGCTTTTTAAAAGCAAACATCTGGGAACATTTTGGCTTTTATGAAAAAAGTGGGAAGCACGAATTGGACAAGTCATACGCTGTGTGTAAAATCTGTCACACAAAAATTAAATATCTAGGGAATACTACTAATCTGAGAAACCACGTCAGCCGTTTTCACCCAGAAATGCTAAaacctaccaccaccaccaccaaggaAATGAACCCAGATCAGCCAAGAATTGATGCAATGTTACAGTCAACTTTGCCGCCCAACTCTGAAAAGGTAAAGAGAATAACAAAAGCTGTGGCAGCTTTCATAGCGAAGGACCTGCGCCCTTACTCTGTTGTGGAAAACAGTGGGTTTCGCTACCTTTTGAAGACGATAGAGCCGCGTTACAAGATCCCGTCACGAAGTCACTTTACAGAAAACGTCATACCTGCACTCTACCACGAAACCAAAGCTAAGATAATTGCATCAATGAGCCAAGCAAGTCGAGTCGCAATAACGTGTGATTCCTGGACTTCAGTCACGACAGAGTCTTATGTTACAATAACAGCACATTACGTTAGTAAGGACTGGCAGATTTTGTCGCATGTACTGCAAACGAGAGCCATTTATGAGTCTCACACGGGTGCTCATCTGGCAGAGCTACTTTCTCATGTTGTGGAAGAATGGCAGCTGTCCGATAAATCTGTAGTGCTTGTGACCGACAACGCGTCAAACATGATAGTTGCAGCTCAAGTTGGAAAATTCCCCCATGTGAAATGCTTCGCCCATACACTGAATCTTGCATCCCAGCGAGCGTTGAAAGTGGCCACTCTCTCTAGGCTTCTTGGCAGAGTACGTCGGATATCCACATTCTTTCACCGCAGCACTAGAGCAAGCCACTGTCTAAAAGAGAAACAGAAATGTCTTGGCCTGAAGAATCATAAGCTGATAACTGATGTGGCAACAAGATGGAACAGTGCATACGACATGGTCGAGAGGTTCTTGGAACAACAACCTGCAGTCTGTGCCACCTTGCTGTCTCCAGAAGTCAGAAGAGGAGAGTCCGATCTCTGCACTCTAAACGAAACAGATGTGTCAAATGCAGAGGACGCCGTGAGTGCATTAAAGCCAATGAAGGATGCAACCATGCTGATGTCAGAAGAGCGCAATCCAACAGTTTCTCTCATTGCCCCTATAAATGCACAACTTCTCCAGAGCATGACAGACACGATGGGAGACACACCCATGATCCATGAGATCAAGAATTCTATTAGAACAGATCTCCAGAAGAGGTACAGCAGTGAGGCCGAGAAGAAGATCCTTCATACAGCCTCTGCACTGGATCCTCGCTTTAAGGGACTGCCTTTCATCCTCACAGATGAAGAAAGATTGGAGATATTTAAAGGAGTCACTGAGGAAGCTGCATCCTTGGAG ATTACATCAGATGAGAGTGAGAGGACACAAGAGGATCATCAAGTGCCTAGAAGAAAACGAACTCTGGAAGAAGAGGACAGTTCACCCATCGAAGACAACCAttctccatctccaccatctcctccCAAAAAGGCCAGATCGCTGCTCGTGAGTTTGCTGGGACAGTCTTTCACTGACACTGAAGGTACAATAGAACCCAAAAAGACCCCCTATGCCAAGGCTGAAGAGGAAATGGAAAACTATTGTAAAGCCCCACCTCTGCCTCTCACTGAGGACCCTTTGAACTGGTGGCGTGAGCATGAGGTCATATTTCCCCTCCTTTCTCGGCTGTCAAAGCAATACTTGTGTATCCCAGGTACAAGCGTGTCTGCAGAGCgggttttctccactgcaggAGATGTGGTAACTGCAAAAAGAAGCGCCCTCAAACCAT CTTTTAGCAGCACTGGAGTCACtggagtggagtggagaggagatggaGAATGGTTTTCTATTATGCGACT GGGTTTAACCTTCAACCAAAAGAATTCTGTATTTAATTCCAGACAACTGACGCCCGCCAAGCCACCAGAGGAAGGCAAATCCTTGAAAGAATAA
- the LOC120933204 gene encoding uncharacterized protein LOC120933204 isoform X2 — MPHGSTNWRGRPAHPLPGSQDRELGRSCQCHTLRVPSSSQAAGEETRRCHVPARLCHLVVTGSVQSTTGRRRIAPPPAASSATTTTTTTTTTSTTVVVIIVSSLIRV, encoded by the exons ATGCCACATGGGAGCACAAACTG gagaGGGAGACCAGCCCATCCGTTACCCGGCTCGCAGGACAGGGAGCTAGGCCGCAGCTGCCAGTGCCACACACTCCGAGTCCCTTCATCATCACAGGCAGCAGGAGAGGAGACCCGCAGGTGCCACGTGCCAGCCAGACTCTGCCACCTTGTTGTGACAG GCTCAGTCCAGTCCACCACAGGCAGGAGGAGAATCGCTCCACCACCAGCAGCCAgcagtgccaccaccaccaccaccaccaccaccaccaccagcaccaccgTCGTCGTTATCATCGTATCATCATTAATCAG aGTTTGA